In the Candidatus Electrothrix sp. GW3-4 genome, one interval contains:
- a CDS encoding DUF6398 domain-containing protein yields MNEKRTKEIIELVRSFGTRYLNEELIACSIRLCIALGQNRKLTITRGKKEIWAASIVYVIARANFLFDKENENFLTADVICDFFGTNKTTTANKATVIEKTLNISFADKKFCTNEIVDSLSFVVTKGGFLLPKKVVESKVDALVDEVVYEMADEEEAREIEQFMAEKKKQEEAAAQAKKERRAEINREIAEKKRKKKEEEQVKKHDRQLKLW; encoded by the coding sequence ATGAATGAGAAAAGAACAAAAGAAATAATTGAACTGGTCCGGTCCTTTGGTACCCGTTATCTCAACGAGGAATTAATCGCCTGCTCAATACGATTATGCATTGCATTAGGTCAGAATCGTAAGTTGACAATCACTCGTGGAAAGAAAGAAATTTGGGCTGCTTCCATTGTGTATGTGATAGCCCGAGCGAATTTTCTTTTTGATAAGGAGAATGAAAATTTCCTGACCGCTGATGTGATATGTGATTTTTTCGGTACCAACAAAACAACGACAGCTAATAAGGCCACTGTTATTGAAAAAACGCTGAATATTTCTTTTGCTGACAAGAAGTTCTGCACCAACGAGATTGTCGACTCCCTTTCCTTTGTCGTGACCAAGGGTGGCTTTCTTCTTCCGAAAAAAGTAGTAGAGAGCAAGGTTGATGCCTTGGTTGACGAAGTCGTTTATGAAATGGCAGACGAGGAGGAGGCCAGGGAAATTGAGCAGTTCATGGCTGAAAAGAAAAAGCAGGAAGAAGCAGCTGCTCAGGCCAAAAAAGAACGCCGGGCTGAAATAAACCGAGAGATTGCTGAAAAGAAGAGGAAGAAAAAGGAAGAAGAACAGGTCAAGAAACATGACCGACAACTCAAGCTTTGGTGA
- the lysS gene encoding lysine--tRNA ligase, with protein MDNQNQLLKQRREKAETLAEAGVTLFSNDFKNPQAVREILPLADNLEPETHAPDDVVYRVAGRIMSLRKFGKAAFFHVQDETGRMQIYARRDLLAEEFQLFKKWDVGDIVGVEGKLFKTKTGEPSLEAAHLHMITKSLRPLPEKFHGLTDVETRYRQRYVDLIVNPEVRDTFRKRVEIIRLMREFLTERGFMEVETPMMQPVPGGATAKPFKTHHNALDMDLFLRIAPELYLKRLLVGGFERVFEINRNFRNEGLSTRHNPEFTMLEFYQAYATYEDLMDLTEEMVSSIATQVCGSAEIVYQGIPVNLAPPWQRYTMDEALIEVGGLDPELLKDDATIMGLAKKHGIKLQPDAGPGKAKTELFELLVEEKLIDPTFITAYPAEVSPLARRNEEDPTITDRFELFITGRELANAFSELNDPIDQHERFAKQIAERGDDEEIHPELDADYVRALEYGMPSAAGEGIGIDRLVMLLTDSPSIRDVILFPHLKAEVVAEPKKKKKKK; from the coding sequence ATGGACAATCAGAACCAACTCCTCAAGCAGCGACGTGAGAAAGCAGAAACCCTGGCCGAGGCCGGGGTTACTCTTTTTAGCAATGATTTTAAAAACCCTCAAGCGGTCCGGGAAATTCTGCCTTTAGCAGACAACCTGGAACCGGAAACCCATGCCCCGGATGATGTGGTGTATCGGGTGGCTGGTCGTATCATGTCTCTGCGCAAATTTGGCAAGGCCGCCTTTTTTCATGTCCAGGATGAGACCGGAAGGATGCAGATCTATGCCCGTCGCGACCTGCTGGCTGAGGAATTCCAGCTCTTTAAAAAATGGGATGTGGGTGATATCGTCGGGGTTGAGGGCAAGTTGTTCAAGACCAAGACCGGCGAGCCCTCTCTGGAGGCTGCGCATCTGCACATGATCACGAAGTCCCTGCGCCCCTTGCCGGAGAAGTTCCACGGCCTGACCGATGTGGAGACCCGCTACCGCCAGCGCTATGTGGACCTGATCGTCAATCCTGAGGTCCGGGATACCTTCCGCAAGCGGGTGGAGATTATCCGTCTGATGCGCGAATTTCTCACTGAGCGGGGTTTCATGGAGGTGGAAACACCTATGATGCAGCCGGTACCGGGTGGGGCCACGGCCAAGCCCTTTAAGACCCATCATAATGCTTTGGATATGGATCTCTTTCTCCGTATCGCGCCGGAGCTCTATCTCAAGCGCCTGTTGGTGGGTGGCTTTGAGCGGGTCTTTGAGATCAACCGTAACTTCCGCAATGAGGGCCTTTCCACCCGCCATAATCCGGAATTCACCATGCTGGAGTTCTACCAGGCCTATGCGACTTATGAGGATCTGATGGATTTGACCGAGGAGATGGTTTCCTCCATCGCCACCCAGGTCTGTGGCTCAGCAGAGATTGTCTACCAGGGCATCCCGGTGAATCTGGCACCACCTTGGCAGCGCTACACCATGGACGAGGCCCTGATTGAAGTGGGCGGCCTTGATCCTGAGCTGCTCAAGGATGATGCCACCATCATGGGGTTGGCAAAGAAGCACGGGATTAAGCTCCAGCCTGATGCCGGTCCGGGTAAGGCCAAGACCGAGTTGTTCGAGCTGCTGGTGGAAGAAAAACTCATTGATCCCACCTTTATCACGGCCTATCCGGCAGAGGTCTCTCCGCTGGCTCGTCGCAATGAAGAAGACCCGACCATCACTGACCGCTTTGAGCTCTTTATTACCGGGCGGGAGTTGGCCAATGCCTTTTCCGAGCTCAACGACCCCATTGATCAGCACGAGCGCTTTGCCAAGCAGATTGCGGAGCGGGGCGATGATGAGGAGATCCATCCTGAGTTGGATGCGGATTATGTCCGGGCCCTGGAGTACGGAATGCCATCGGCAGCAGGGGAGGGCATCGGGATTGATCGCCTGGTGATGCTGCTCACGGATTCTCCGTCCATCCGGGACGTGATTCTCTTTCCGCATCTGAAGGCTGAGGTTGTTGCTGAGCCTAAGAAGAAGAAAAAGAAGAAGTGA
- the ablB gene encoding putative beta-lysine N-acetyltransferase, which translates to MLKDKIEEYQGSTIQHGPYNDRIYLMRLADQPSADFPQQLISLAERKGYSKIFAKVSEDVSSDFLQAGFATEAEIPGFFSGRTGALFMGYYLQNARKQEEDVARLEDILHIAHNKQGTAVSSPAARFQLRPCHEEDIQEMAAIYHQTFASYPFPIHEAGYLLETMQSHVAYFGVENEGKLAALASAEMDREAANVEMTDFATLPEQAGHNLSFHLLQQMERAMEKEQIHTAYTIARAASPAMNITFARTGYRFAGRLKNNTNISGRIESMNVWYKTLC; encoded by the coding sequence ATGTTGAAGGATAAGATTGAGGAGTATCAGGGGAGCACCATCCAGCACGGGCCGTATAATGATCGCATTTATCTTATGCGGCTTGCTGACCAGCCCTCGGCCGATTTCCCCCAGCAGCTGATCAGTCTGGCAGAAAGAAAGGGCTATTCCAAGATTTTTGCTAAGGTTTCTGAAGATGTTTCCAGTGATTTTTTGCAGGCAGGTTTTGCAACGGAGGCGGAAATCCCCGGTTTCTTTTCCGGCCGAACAGGGGCTCTGTTCATGGGCTATTATTTGCAGAACGCCCGTAAGCAGGAAGAGGATGTTGCGCGTCTGGAAGATATCCTGCATATTGCCCACAACAAGCAGGGAACAGCGGTGTCGTCTCCTGCTGCCCGTTTTCAGCTTCGTCCATGTCACGAGGAGGATATCCAGGAAATGGCGGCCATCTATCACCAGACCTTTGCCTCCTACCCCTTTCCCATCCATGAGGCCGGGTATCTGCTGGAGACTATGCAGAGCCATGTCGCCTATTTCGGCGTGGAAAACGAGGGCAAGCTCGCGGCCCTGGCCTCGGCAGAGATGGACAGGGAGGCCGCCAATGTGGAGATGACAGACTTTGCCACCCTGCCGGAGCAGGCAGGCCATAATCTCTCTTTCCATCTTCTCCAGCAGATGGAAAGGGCCATGGAGAAGGAACAGATCCATACCGCCTATACCATTGCCCGTGCTGCCTCGCCAGCCATGAACATCACCTTTGCCCGGACTGGCTACCGATTTGCCGGGCGCCTGAAAAATAACACCAATATCTCCGGCAGGATTGAGAGCATGAATGTCTGGTATAAGACACTCTGTTAA
- the ablA gene encoding lysine 2,3-aminomutase translates to MIYTENQQEIAERIDADVSKKLWKDWKWQVKNRIRSLHQLEDFLDLDLGEEKRKHIQQTIEKFPLSITPYYLSLIDTENFENDPVFMQAVPSIRELDRSNEDMADPLHEDKDSPVPGITHRYPDRVLFLVSNVCAMYCRHCTRKRKVGDVDNIPSKKAIEQGLDYIRNTPMIRDVLLSGGDPFLLPDEYLDYILTELGKIEHVEVVRIGTRTPVVLPYRITDELVNMLKKHHPVWINTHFNHPRELTESARIALAKLADAGIPLGNQSVLLSGVNDCPRIMRTLVHKLVTNRVRPYYLYQCDLSEGLTHFRTPVGKGIEIIESLIGHTSGFSVPTYVIDAPGGGGKIPIMPNYLISWSTNKVVLRNYEGVITTYKEPDSYEPVFCDRKCDKCELQLSLDGATEYQAVGVKKLLADYNDALSLVPQDNERMEKREHVEG, encoded by the coding sequence ATGATTTATACAGAAAACCAGCAGGAAATCGCAGAGCGGATAGACGCCGATGTTTCCAAAAAACTTTGGAAAGACTGGAAATGGCAGGTGAAAAATCGTATCCGTTCGCTACATCAGCTGGAAGATTTTCTGGATCTTGACCTTGGAGAAGAAAAGAGAAAGCATATTCAACAGACCATTGAAAAATTTCCCCTCTCCATTACCCCGTATTATCTTTCTCTGATTGACACAGAGAATTTCGAGAACGACCCTGTGTTTATGCAGGCAGTCCCCTCCATCCGGGAACTGGACAGGTCAAATGAAGATATGGCTGATCCTCTGCACGAGGATAAAGACAGCCCGGTGCCGGGCATCACCCATCGTTATCCCGATCGGGTGCTCTTTCTGGTAAGCAATGTCTGCGCCATGTACTGTCGCCATTGCACCAGAAAACGGAAGGTCGGTGATGTGGATAATATCCCGTCAAAAAAGGCCATTGAGCAGGGGCTGGATTATATCCGCAACACCCCCATGATTCGTGATGTCCTGCTGAGTGGCGGCGACCCCTTCCTGTTGCCGGATGAGTATCTGGATTATATCCTTACTGAGCTGGGCAAAATAGAGCATGTGGAAGTAGTGCGGATTGGCACTCGGACCCCGGTGGTCCTGCCCTATCGGATCACGGATGAGTTGGTCAATATGCTGAAAAAACATCATCCGGTGTGGATCAATACCCATTTTAATCATCCCAGGGAATTGACCGAATCTGCCCGGATAGCCTTGGCCAAGCTCGCTGATGCAGGTATTCCTTTGGGTAACCAGTCCGTGCTTCTGTCCGGGGTTAATGATTGTCCCAGGATTATGCGGACCCTGGTCCATAAACTGGTGACCAATCGGGTTCGCCCCTATTATCTCTACCAATGCGATCTCTCGGAGGGGTTAACCCATTTCCGTACCCCGGTGGGTAAGGGGATTGAGATCATCGAAAGCCTGATTGGCCATACCAGCGGCTTTAGTGTGCCCACTTATGTCATTGATGCGCCTGGGGGTGGGGGGAAGATTCCCATCATGCCCAATTACCTTATCTCCTGGTCGACCAATAAGGTTGTGTTGCGCAATTACGAGGGCGTGATCACCACCTATAAGGAACCGGATTCCTACGAACCGGTTTTCTGCGACCGCAAATGCGATAAATGTGAGCTTCAGCTTTCCCTGGATGGGGCCACAGAGTATCAGGCAGTGGGCGTGAAAAAACTACTGGCAGATTATAATGATGCCCTTTCCCTGGTACCGCAGGATAATGAGCGGATGGAGAAGAGGGAGCATGTTGAAGGATAA
- the dauA gene encoding C4-dicarboxylic acid transporter DauA: MLSALRKSLKSKPSYLDIQANVLAGLTVGVIALPLSMALAIASGVPPQHGLYTAMVAGLVIALTGGSKVNISGPTAAFVVILLPIVHKFGLGGLLVSGMMAGLILILMGIGKLGRLIEIVPYPVTVGFTAGIGVVIGTFQIKDFLGLDIEGMGGHYLDKLSALLLALPSINWQETLIGVLTLAVLLVWPRFRSKVPSHLVALLFGSLVAWLASRFFSNFSVATIGTRFQFEINGIVGNGIPPILPSFAWPWNLPGADGNPIGLNFALVRLLFPSAITIAILGALESLLCAVVADGMSGKKHNPNDELIGQGIGNVLVPLFGGIPATAAIARTAANVKAGGTMPLSSLIHGVFILIGILLLAPLLSYIPMSSMAALLLMVAWNMSEARHFMRTVKIAPREDVFVLIICFLLTVLFDMTVAVAVGMGLAAVLFIRRTISLTHTSTIESSHADYNLPDYTVVYDVNGPLFFGSAQKALKTISTVHPDVRVVILDMSEVTMLDMSAIIAMESIANDLSTRNIGLIINNLQPRMILKLRRAGIRKRRGKVAFARSLEDSFEAARKML; this comes from the coding sequence ATGTTATCCGCATTGAGAAAATCATTAAAAAGCAAGCCCTCGTACCTGGATATCCAGGCCAATGTGCTGGCAGGCCTGACGGTCGGCGTTATTGCGCTACCGCTTTCAATGGCCTTGGCTATTGCCAGCGGTGTTCCGCCCCAGCATGGTCTGTACACAGCCATGGTTGCCGGTCTTGTTATTGCGCTTACTGGCGGTTCCAAGGTGAACATCTCCGGGCCGACTGCGGCCTTTGTGGTTATTCTGCTGCCCATTGTTCATAAGTTTGGTCTTGGGGGCTTGCTTGTCAGTGGTATGATGGCAGGTCTGATCCTGATTTTGATGGGTATCGGTAAGCTTGGCAGGTTGATTGAGATTGTCCCTTATCCGGTAACCGTCGGCTTTACTGCGGGCATTGGTGTGGTGATCGGTACCTTTCAGATAAAAGATTTTTTAGGACTGGATATAGAGGGCATGGGGGGCCATTATCTGGATAAGCTGTCCGCTCTTCTGTTGGCATTGCCATCGATAAACTGGCAGGAGACGCTTATTGGTGTTCTGACGTTGGCAGTCTTACTTGTTTGGCCGCGATTCCGCTCAAAGGTCCCGAGTCATCTCGTTGCCCTCTTATTCGGGAGCTTGGTGGCCTGGTTGGCCAGCCGTTTTTTTTCAAACTTCTCTGTTGCGACCATTGGTACTCGTTTCCAATTTGAAATCAACGGAATAGTAGGGAACGGAATACCTCCCATCTTGCCTTCCTTTGCATGGCCCTGGAATCTCCCAGGTGCCGATGGGAATCCGATTGGTTTGAATTTCGCGCTTGTCAGGTTACTTTTCCCCTCAGCAATTACGATCGCTATTTTGGGCGCTTTGGAATCCCTGCTCTGTGCTGTGGTTGCCGATGGGATGTCCGGTAAAAAGCATAATCCCAATGATGAGCTCATTGGCCAGGGGATCGGCAATGTGCTTGTGCCGCTCTTTGGGGGAATCCCGGCGACCGCTGCAATCGCCCGTACAGCAGCAAATGTTAAAGCAGGTGGCACTATGCCCCTCTCCTCGCTTATCCATGGGGTCTTTATTTTGATCGGGATCCTGCTCCTTGCCCCTTTGCTCTCCTACATCCCCATGTCTTCCATGGCCGCCTTGCTGCTTATGGTTGCCTGGAACATGAGTGAGGCCAGGCATTTTATGCGTACGGTCAAAATAGCGCCCAGAGAGGATGTCTTTGTTCTCATTATCTGTTTTCTCTTGACCGTCCTCTTTGATATGACTGTTGCCGTGGCTGTGGGCATGGGCTTGGCCGCAGTCTTATTTATTCGCAGGACGATCAGTCTGACCCATACCTCGACGATTGAAAGCAGCCATGCTGATTATAATCTTCCTGATTATACTGTGGTTTATGATGTCAATGGCCCGTTGTTTTTTGGTTCTGCCCAGAAGGCCCTGAAAACGATTTCCACAGTGCATCCTGATGTGCGGGTCGTCATCCTGGATATGTCGGAAGTCACCATGCTTGACATGAGTGCCATTATTGCTATGGAATCGATAGCAAATGATTTATCTACGAGAAATATAGGGTTAATTATAAATAACCTGCAACCCCGCATGATACTGAAGCTCAGACGCGCCGGGATACGAAAGAGAAGGGGGAAGGTGGCGTTTGCGAGGTCTCTTGAGGACAGTTTCGAGGCGGCACGAAAAATGCTTTAA
- a CDS encoding nucleoside deaminase, producing the protein MMGNEQRFCKENTSVILDLPAWAIAALNDLPEYLASAEERMSAVLTFARMNFRHKTGGPFAAGVFERDSGRLVVIGVNRVLPCTCSSAHAEITALSLAQKQLGLYDLGAAGLPAYQLVVNWRPCSMCFGAVLWSGVRSLMIAGAGPEQEAITGFDEGPLHPAWRSELAQRDIGLQENILQQEAVEVFKEFSASGGLVYNARLG; encoded by the coding sequence ATGATGGGGAATGAACAACGTTTTTGCAAGGAAAATACCTCTGTTATTCTTGATCTGCCTGCCTGGGCCATTGCCGCTCTCAATGACTTGCCGGAATACCTGGCGAGCGCTGAAGAGCGGATGAGCGCGGTGCTCACATTTGCCCGGATGAATTTCCGACACAAGACGGGTGGACCCTTTGCTGCCGGGGTCTTTGAGCGGGATTCCGGCAGGTTGGTGGTGATTGGTGTCAATCGTGTCTTGCCCTGCACCTGTTCTTCAGCGCATGCAGAAATAACAGCACTTTCCCTGGCCCAGAAGCAACTGGGTCTTTATGACCTCGGTGCAGCAGGGCTTCCGGCCTATCAGCTTGTCGTGAACTGGCGACCTTGCAGTATGTGTTTTGGCGCTGTCCTTTGGTCAGGGGTTCGTTCTTTGATGATTGCTGGCGCCGGGCCGGAGCAGGAAGCAATTACCGGTTTTGATGAAGGGCCACTCCATCCTGCTTGGCGATCTGAACTGGCGCAACGTGACATAGGGTTACAGGAAAATATTCTGCAACAAGAAGCGGTTGAGGTGTTCAAAGAATTCTCTGCCAGCGGCGGCCTTGTCTATAATGCACGGCTTGGTTGA
- a CDS encoding DegT/DnrJ/EryC1/StrS family aminotransferase, with amino-acid sequence MPGFEVFGEEEKQQALEVFDTGVLFRYEFGEQRKGVYKVREFEQAFAQYTGAAHAQAVTSGTAALKVALAALGVGIGDEVITQGFTFVATWEAIFDVGAVPVFTEVDQTLNMDPYDLEKKITDKTKAIIPVHMLGAPARIVEIKAIADKYGIPVLEDTAQAAGARLGGQHLGTFGQFGTFSFDSVKTMTTGEGGMVITNDEGLWRNCSEYHDHGHDHAVNPGGRGGEGRRFIGFNFRMMELQGAIGLAQLAKLDNMIVSQQRNKAILKEAAAKIVGVSFREILDEQGDSATFFAFMLPDKEQAAKVNQVLRDNNAGAINFGENSWHFYPSWEHLLGGKTLAQNDWPFAAHGKRRFVYDPEALPASVDLMSRTLVYQVPINLSDAQRETMLAALAKAAAL; translated from the coding sequence ATGCCGGGTTTTGAAGTATTCGGAGAAGAGGAAAAGCAGCAGGCCCTGGAAGTCTTTGACACCGGTGTCCTGTTTCGCTACGAGTTCGGTGAGCAGCGCAAGGGCGTGTACAAGGTCCGCGAGTTTGAGCAGGCCTTTGCCCAATATACCGGAGCTGCCCATGCCCAGGCCGTGACCTCAGGCACTGCCGCCCTGAAAGTAGCCTTGGCGGCCCTGGGCGTTGGTATCGGTGATGAGGTTATCACCCAGGGCTTTACCTTTGTTGCCACTTGGGAGGCAATTTTCGATGTTGGCGCTGTGCCGGTCTTCACTGAGGTGGATCAGACCCTGAACATGGATCCCTATGATCTGGAGAAGAAGATTACGGACAAGACCAAGGCCATCATTCCGGTCCATATGCTCGGCGCTCCGGCCCGGATTGTCGAGATCAAGGCCATTGCTGATAAGTACGGTATTCCGGTCCTGGAAGATACTGCCCAGGCGGCTGGGGCTCGTTTGGGCGGCCAGCATCTCGGCACCTTTGGTCAATTTGGCACCTTTTCCTTTGACTCTGTCAAGACCATGACCACTGGTGAGGGTGGAATGGTCATCACCAATGACGAGGGACTCTGGCGCAACTGTTCTGAATATCACGATCACGGCCATGACCATGCCGTCAACCCTGGCGGTCGCGGTGGTGAGGGGCGACGCTTTATCGGCTTTAACTTTCGGATGATGGAACTGCAAGGGGCTATCGGTCTGGCGCAGCTGGCCAAGCTGGACAATATGATCGTTTCCCAGCAGCGAAACAAGGCTATCCTCAAAGAGGCGGCCGCAAAGATCGTCGGAGTCAGCTTCCGCGAGATCCTGGATGAGCAGGGCGATTCCGCCACCTTCTTTGCCTTTATGCTGCCGGATAAGGAACAGGCTGCCAAGGTCAATCAGGTCCTGCGGGATAATAATGCCGGGGCAATTAACTTTGGCGAGAACAGCTGGCATTTTTATCCCTCCTGGGAACACCTGCTCGGTGGCAAGACCTTAGCGCAAAACGATTGGCCTTTTGCTGCCCATGGCAAGCGCCGTTTTGTCTACGATCCTGAAGCCCTGCCTGCTTCGGTTGACTTGATGAGCCGGACCTTGGTCTATCAGGTCCCGATCAACCTGAGTGATGCGCAACGAGAGACCATGCTGGCGGCCCTGGCCAAGGCGGCTGCGCTGTAA
- the panD gene encoding aspartate 1-decarboxylase has product MQRTMLKSKIHRATITEADLNYDGSLTIDQDLLDAAGIVPFERVKVYNINNGERFDTYAIQGERGSGVIGLNGAAARKGHTGDLIIIVTYAQYDESELGDFAPTIILCDEKNGIRKLIDK; this is encoded by the coding sequence ATGCAGCGAACAATGCTTAAATCCAAGATCCACCGTGCAACTATTACTGAGGCGGATCTCAATTATGACGGTAGCCTGACTATTGACCAAGATCTTCTGGATGCCGCCGGGATTGTCCCTTTTGAACGGGTCAAGGTCTATAATATTAATAACGGTGAACGCTTTGATACCTATGCCATCCAGGGCGAGCGGGGATCCGGCGTTATTGGCCTGAATGGGGCTGCAGCCCGGAAAGGGCATACGGGTGATCTGATTATCATCGTCACCTATGCTCAGTACGATGAGAGCGAGTTGGGCGATTTTGCGCCAACGATTATCCTTTGTGATGAAAAGAACGGGATTCGCAAACTAATCGATAAATAG
- a CDS encoding cupin domain-containing protein, whose amino-acid sequence MSSSIMKNLFACLPADLENEQFDELLRAKNIRIERIVSKGHTSPETGWYDQEEHEWVLVLEGAGTLLFAEDNRQVTLRKGDYLHIPAHARHKVVWTEPEELTLWLAVHYSVEDITACE is encoded by the coding sequence TTGTCATCTTCAATCATGAAAAATCTCTTTGCCTGCCTTCCGGCTGATCTGGAAAACGAACAGTTTGATGAACTTCTGCGAGCAAAAAATATCCGCATTGAGCGGATTGTCTCCAAGGGACATACCTCACCGGAGACAGGTTGGTACGATCAGGAAGAGCATGAGTGGGTGCTGGTGCTGGAAGGTGCTGGAACTCTTTTATTTGCCGAGGATAATCGGCAAGTGACCCTGCGAAAAGGTGATTACCTCCACATCCCGGCGCATGCCAGGCATAAGGTTGTCTGGACGGAACCGGAAGAACTTACGCTCTGGTTGGCCGTGCATTATTCTGTTGAAGATATCACCGCATGCGAGTAA
- the panC gene encoding pantoate--beta-alanine ligase has protein sequence MKILRSPQEMTAWSKEQVVAGRAIGFVPTMGFFHEGHLALMRRAGELADQVVVSLFVNPIQFGPKEDLTAYPRDFEQDQALAESVGVDVIFAPEPEDMYPAGFSSTVTVGEELTRQLCGASRPGHFVGVATVVTKLFNIVRPDLAVFGEKDFQQLAVIRRMTEDLNLGVEIIGHPIIREQDGLAMSSRNTYLRAEEREAALSLSRALARARKMVAEGELHTERLRAVLEEFILSFAGTVVDYISFVDQFTLQPVAEVDKDTVLALAVKINGKVRLIDNGFVMPLHER, from the coding sequence ATGAAGATTCTTCGATCCCCCCAGGAAATGACGGCCTGGTCAAAAGAGCAGGTGGTTGCGGGCAGGGCAATCGGTTTTGTCCCGACCATGGGCTTTTTTCATGAAGGCCATCTCGCCTTGATGCGGCGGGCCGGGGAATTGGCTGATCAGGTGGTGGTGAGTCTCTTTGTCAATCCCATCCAGTTCGGACCCAAGGAGGACCTGACGGCCTATCCCAGGGATTTCGAGCAGGACCAGGCCTTGGCAGAGAGCGTTGGGGTGGATGTGATTTTTGCCCCTGAGCCAGAAGATATGTACCCGGCAGGTTTCAGTTCTACTGTAACTGTAGGGGAAGAGTTGACCCGTCAACTCTGTGGGGCCTCCCGTCCCGGCCATTTTGTCGGGGTTGCCACAGTGGTTACCAAGCTCTTTAATATCGTTCGCCCTGATCTGGCGGTGTTCGGAGAAAAGGATTTTCAGCAACTGGCGGTGATTCGCCGTATGACCGAGGACCTGAACCTTGGGGTAGAGATCATTGGCCATCCCATTATTCGCGAACAAGATGGACTGGCCATGAGCTCCCGCAATACCTATTTGCGGGCAGAGGAGCGGGAGGCTGCCCTCAGTCTCTCTCGAGCCTTAGCTAGGGCTCGGAAGATGGTTGCTGAGGGCGAGCTACACACCGAACGACTTAGAGCTGTCTTGGAGGAATTTATCCTCTCCTTTGCCGGTACGGTAGTGGATTATATCAGCTTTGTCGATCAGTTCACCCTTCAGCCAGTAGCTGAGGTCGATAAAGATACGGTGCTGGCCCTGGCGGTGAAAATCAACGGTAAGGTGCGCCTGATTGATAATGGGTTTGTGATGCCGTTACATGAAAGGTGA
- a CDS encoding tetratricopeptide repeat protein codes for MSKQQSSFHLDDLRGNAHVEQHNGMLDQLDLPPGLIGFLQKNQRKIWTVVVIIAAVVIIAALYDSYQTYSLSKAAKAYDAALLLEGEQRIAALDKVNAEYSSTPSAVWSRIQLAHLEQEAGKYKEALRRLEALESELGEEDLLKPLVQANLGALYEQNKELEKAVAVYEKLQKKEGFEGMVLSSLGRIYESMGKKEQAVAMYQRYMSLTEKKGEEGPAPQNSLARDMVQASLNRLLQ; via the coding sequence ATGTCAAAACAACAAAGCTCCTTTCACTTAGACGATTTGCGGGGAAATGCCCATGTCGAGCAGCATAATGGTATGCTGGATCAGCTGGATCTTCCCCCGGGCCTGATTGGATTTTTGCAGAAGAATCAGCGTAAGATCTGGACCGTGGTTGTTATTATTGCCGCAGTGGTCATTATTGCTGCGCTTTATGACTCCTATCAAACCTATAGCTTGAGCAAGGCTGCTAAGGCCTATGATGCGGCCTTGCTTCTTGAAGGGGAACAACGAATAGCTGCGCTGGATAAGGTGAACGCGGAGTACAGTTCCACCCCCTCTGCTGTTTGGAGTCGGATTCAACTTGCCCATCTTGAGCAAGAGGCCGGGAAGTACAAGGAGGCTCTTCGTCGTTTAGAGGCCCTGGAGAGCGAGCTTGGGGAAGAGGATCTGCTCAAACCCCTGGTGCAGGCGAATCTCGGTGCCTTGTATGAACAGAATAAAGAGTTGGAAAAGGCAGTTGCTGTCTATGAAAAACTGCAAAAGAAAGAGGGCTTTGAAGGCATGGTCTTGAGCAGTCTGGGGCGGATTTATGAGAGTATGGGCAAGAAAGAACAGGCGGTGGCTATGTATCAGCGCTATATGAGTCTGACCGAGAAGAAAGGCGAGGAGGGGCCTGCTCCGCAAAATTCTTTGGCCCGTGATATGGTGCAGGCGAGCCTGAATCGTCTCCTGCAATAA